The Ketobacter sp. MCCC 1A13808 genome includes a window with the following:
- the tusA gene encoding sulfurtransferase TusA, with amino-acid sequence MTNQINHTFDASGLMCPEPVMMLHGKVREMQIGEVLKVIATDPSTQRDIPKFCQFLGHELVSSEEEEGKYIFVLKKMA; translated from the coding sequence ATGACGAATCAGATCAACCATACTTTCGACGCCAGCGGGTTAATGTGTCCGGAGCCGGTGATGATGTTGCATGGAAAAGTGAGGGAGATGCAAATTGGGGAGGTGCTTAAAGTCATTGCTACGGATCCCTCGACACAACGGGATATACCTAAATTTTGTCAATTCCTGGGGCACGAGTTGGTGTCCTCTGAAGAAGAAGAAGGAAAATATATTTTCGTGCTTAAAAAAATGGCGTGA
- a CDS encoding antibiotic biosynthesis monooxygenase family protein translates to MAKVLIERTVAEGLEPNYEQTIVELLGHAEKSPGYLGGESYRDAMRPNHYVVISRWESANAWHLWFGSSERYEMLKKVGVFLKEPEKCTILEPCIYQSQQGL, encoded by the coding sequence ATGGCAAAAGTATTGATCGAACGCACCGTTGCCGAAGGTCTGGAACCCAATTACGAACAGACCATCGTCGAATTACTAGGGCACGCGGAAAAGTCACCCGGGTATCTGGGTGGCGAATCCTATCGTGATGCTATGCGACCTAATCATTATGTCGTGATCTCACGCTGGGAAAGCGCCAATGCCTGGCATCTCTGGTTCGGCTCATCTGAACGCTATGAAATGCTAAAAAAAGTCGGTGTTTTTCTGAAAGAACCGGAAAAATGCACCATTCTTGAGCCTTGCATATACCAATCACAACAAGGGCTGTAA